From Strix uralensis isolate ZFMK-TIS-50842 chromosome 1, bStrUra1, whole genome shotgun sequence, a single genomic window includes:
- the KCNS2 gene encoding delayed-rectifier potassium channel regulatory subunit KCNS2, giving the protein MTGQSLKALSEANFEDNEISINVGGFKKKMRSNTLLRFPETRLGKLLSCHSKESILELCDDYDDTKNEFYFDRNPELFPYVLHFYNTGKLHVMGELCVFSFSQEIEYWGINEFFIDSCCSYSYHGRKMEPDQEKWEEQSDQESTTSSFDEILAFYNDASKFDKQPFGNIRRQLWLALDNPGYSVLSRIFSVLSIVVVLGSIVTMCLNSLPDFQIVDSNGNPEEDPRFEIVEHFGIAWFTFELVARFAVAPDFLKFFKHALNLIDLMSILPFYITLIVNLVVESSPTLANLGRVAQVLRLMRIFRILKLARHSTGLRSLGATLKYSYREVGLLLLYLSVGISIFSVVAYTIEKEENEGLATIPACWWWATVSMTTVGYGDVVPGSTAGKLTASACILAGILVVVLPITLIFNKFSHFYRRQKQLESAMRSCDFGDGMKEVPSVNLRDYYAYKVKSLMASLTNMSRSTPSELSLNDSLH; this is encoded by the coding sequence ATGACAGGGCAGAGCCTGAAGGCTTTATCTGAAGCAAATTTTGAAGACAATGAGATCAGCATCAACGTTGGAGGCTTTAAGAAAAAGATGAGATCCAACACATTATTAAGGTTCCCTGAGACCAGGCTGGGCAAACTGCTGAGCTGCCACTCAAAGGAGTCAATACTGGAGCTCTGCGACGACTATGATGACACCAAGAATGAATTTTATTTTGACAGGAACCCCGAGCTCTTTCCTTACGTGCTACATTTTTATAACACCGGCAAGCTCCATGTGATGGGCGAACTCTGCGTGTTTTCTTTCAGCCAAGAGATTGAATACTGGGGAATCAATGAATTCTTTATAGACTCCTGCTGCAGTTACAGCTACCATGGGAGGAAAATGGAGCCAGACCAGGAGAAATGGGAGGAACAAAGTGACCAGGAAAGTACCACATCTTCATTTGATGAGATATTGGCATTCTACAATGATGCCTCTAAATTTGACAAACAGCCCTTTGGAAACATCAGGAGGCAGCTCTGGCTCGCTTTGGATAATCCTGGGTACTCAGTCTTAAGCCGAATCTTCAGTGTCCTTTCAATAGTAGTGGTGCTGGGCTCCATCGTGACTATGTGCCTGAACAGCCTCCCGGACTTTCAGATTGTTGACAGCAACGGGAACCCCGAGGAAGACCCTCGCTTTGAAATCGTGGAACATTTTGGTATTGCATGGTTCACTTTTGAACTGGTGGCGAGATTTGCAGTAGctcctgactttttaaaatttttcaagcATGCCCTGAATTTAATTGACCTAATGTCTATCCTTCCATTTTATATTACCTTAATTGTCAACTTGGTGGTGGAAAGCAGTCCGACTTTAGCAAATTTAGGCAGGGTTGCACAAGTGCTGAGACTCATGAGGATCTTTCGCATCTTAAAGCTTGCTAGACACTCCACAGGTCTCAGGTCTCTTGGAGCCACCCTGAAGTATAGCTACAGAGAGGTGGGGCTTCTTTTACTTTACCTCTCTGTTGGCATCTCCATTTTCTCAGTAGTGGCTTACACCATTGAGAAAGAAGAGAATGAGGGGTTAGCCACCATCCCTGCTTGTTGGTGGTGGGCTACCGTTAGCATGACCACAGTTGGCTACGGGGATGTTGTGCCAGGGAGCACTGCTGGCAAGTTGACGGCATCTGCATGCATCCTAGCTGGTATCCTAGTGGTAGTGCTTCCCATTACACTGATCTTCAACAAATTCTCCCACTTTTATAGGCGTCAGAAGCAGTTAGAGAGTGCCATGAGAAGCTGTGATTTTGGTGATGGCATGAAAGAAGTTCCGTCAGTCAACTTAAGGGACTACTATGCTTATAAAGTTAAATCCCTAATGGCCAGTCTTACCAATATGAGCAGGAGCACCCCCAGTGAGCTGAGCCTGAATGATTCACTGCATTAG